The following proteins come from a genomic window of Sorex araneus isolate mSorAra2 chromosome 1, mSorAra2.pri, whole genome shotgun sequence:
- the LRRN3 gene encoding leucine-rich repeat neuronal protein 3: MKDMPLRIHVLLGLAITTLVQAVDKKADCPQLCTCEIRPWFTPRSTYMEASTVDCNDLGLLNFPARLPADTQILLLQTNNIARIEYSTDFPVNLTGLDLSQNNLSSVTNINVKKMPQLLSVYLEENKLTELPEKCLSGLSNLQELYINHNLLSTISPGAFIGLQNLLRLHLNSNRLQMINSKWFDALPNLEILMIGENPIIRIKDMNFKPLINLRSLVIAGINLTEIPENALVGLENLESISFYDNRLIKVPHAALQKVVNLKFLDLNKNPINRIRRGDFSNMLHLKELGINNMPELVSIDGLAVDNLPDLRKIEATNNPRLSYIHPNAFFRLPKLESLMLNSNALSALYHGTIESLPNLKEISIHSNPIRCDCVIRWINMNKTNIRFMEPDSLFCVDPPEFQGQNVRQVHFREMMEICLPLIAPESFPSNLDLEAGSHVSLHCRATAEPQPEIYWITPSGQKLLPNTLKDNFYVHSEGTLDISGIAPTEGGLYTCIATNLVGADLKSVMIKVDGSFPQDNNGSLNIKIKDVQANSVLVAWKSSSKILQSSVRWTAFVKTENSHAAQSARIPSDVKVYNLTHLNPSTEYKICIDIPTIYQKHRKQCVNVTTKGLDTDQKGYEKGNTTFMACLGGVLGIIGVMCLFTCLSQEMNCERGHRHERNYLQKPTFAFSELYPPLINLWEAGKEKSTALEVKATVIGVPTNVS, from the coding sequence ATGAAGGACATGCCACTCCGAATTCATGTGCTACTTGGCCTAGCTATCACTACACTAGTACAAGCTGTAGATAAAAAAGCAGATTGCCCACAATTATGTACTTGTGAAATCAGGCCTTGGTTTACACCcagatccacttatatggaagCATCCACTGTGGACTGTAACGATTTGGGTCTTTTAAATTTCCCAGCCAGATTGCCTGCTGACACACAGATTCTGCTCCTACAAACTAATAATATTGCAAGAATTGAATACTCCACAGACTTTCCAGTAAACCTCACCGGCCTGGACttatctcaaaataatttatcttcagTCACCAATATTAATGTAAAAAAGATGCCACAGCTGCTTTCTGTGTACCTAGAAGAAAACAAACTTACTGAGCTGCCTGAAAAATGTCTGTCTGGACTGAGCAACTTACAAGAACTCTATATCAATCATAACTTGCTTTCTACAATTTCACCTGGAGCCTTCATTGGCCTTCAAAATCTTCTTCGACTTCATCTCAATTCAAATAGATTGCAGATGATTAACAGTAAGTGGTTTGATGCACTTCCCAATCTGGAGATTCTGATGATTGGGGAAAATCCAATCATTAGAATCAAAGACATGAACTTTAAGCCTCTTATCAATCTTCGCAGTCTGGTTATTGCTGGTATAAACCTCACGGAAATACCAGAAAATGCCTTGGTTGGACTTGAAAACTTAGAAAGCATCTCTTTTTATGACAACAGGCTTATTAAAGTACCCCATGCTGCTCTTCAAAAAGTTGTAAACCTCAAATTTTtggatttaaataaaaatcctatTAATAGAATACGGAGAGGTGATTTTAGCAATATGCTGCACCTAAAAGAGTTAGGGATAAATAATATGCCTGAGCTGGTTTCCATCGATGGTCTTGCTGTGGATAACTTGCCagatttaagaaaaatagaagcTACTAACAACCCTAGATTGTCTTACATTCACCCAAATGCGTTTTTCAGATTACCTAAACTGGAATCACTCATGCTTAACAGTAATGCTCTGAGTGCCCTGTACCATGGTACCATCGAGTCTCTGCCAAACCTCAAGGAAATCAGCATCCACAGCAACCCGATCAGGTGTGATTGTGTCATTCGCTGGATTAACATGAACAAAACTAACATTCGATTCATGGAGCCAGATTCGCTGTTTTGCGTGGACCCACCTGAATTCCAAGGCCAGAATGTCCGGCAAGTGCATTTCAGGGAAATGATGGAAATCTGCCTCCCCCTCATAGCGCCTGAAAGTTTTCCTTCCAATCTGGATCTCGAAGCTGGCAGCCATGTCTCTTTACACTGCAGAGCGACGGCGGAGCCACAGCCTGAAATCTACTGGATAACACCTTCGGGGCAAAAACTCTTGCCTAATACTCTCAAAGACAACTTCTACGTCCATTCTGAAGGCACACTAGACATAAGTGGCATAGCCCCAACAGAAGGGGGTTTATACACGTGCATAGCCACTAACCTGGTTGGTGCTGACTTGAAGTCTGTGATGATCAAAGTGGACGGCTCCTTTCCCCAGGATAACAATGGATCGCTGAATATTAAGATAAAGGATGTACAGGCCAACTCAGTTCTGGTGGCATGGAAATCAAGTTCTAAAATTCTCCAGTCCAGTGTTCGGTGGACGGCCTTTGTCAAAACTGAAAACTCCCATGCTGCCCAAAGTGCTCGAATACCATCTGATGTCAAGGTATATAATCTTACACATCTGAACCCATCAACTGAGTATAAAATCTGCATTGACATCCCCACGATCTatcaaaaacacagaaaacaatgcGTAAACGTCACCACAAAAGGTTTGGATACCGATCAAAAAGGATACGAAAAGGGTAATACCACTTTCATGGCCTGCCTTGGAGGTGTTTTGGGAATTATTGGTGTGATGTGTCTTTTCACCTGCCTCTCTCAAGAAATGAACTGTGAACGAGGACATAGGCATGAGAGGAACTACTTACAAAAACCAACCTTTGCATTCAGTGAGCTTTATCCTCCACTGATTAACCTGTGGGAAGCCGGCAAGGAAAAGAGTACAGCATTGGAAGTGAAAGCGACTGTTATAGGTGTGCCAACAAATGTATCCTAA